From Quercus lobata isolate SW786 chromosome 11, ValleyOak3.0 Primary Assembly, whole genome shotgun sequence:
aaacaaaaacttacACTActtaatttaaggaaaaaagaaacatacatgtgcacacatacacaaaatgagaatgagaaagaaaataaagcaagCAATAATAAGATTGTATGACCTCATATCCCGCTCCCATCAGAAGAACACCTAAATCTTGAACTGATGCTCTAGGTAAAGTGTCTGAATATTCCTGCTTGCGGATAGCCTCAGAAGAGTCTAAGAAATTCCATCTGCATATATAAATATCAACCAAGTTCTGTGATTGAAAGGTTTCTCCAACTCATTCTAAGCCAAAGAGGACCCAAATGTGAGaaagcaaaataataaataataataacaatcatTCAATTAGACCTTCTTGCGACCTTAACCAGGGGTATCTGTGTTGTGTAAGTGCAGGCCACGAGCGATGCACCCAGGAGAACTAATGTTCCAAGAAAAACGGGAGATGAGTACATGTGGTCAAACCCAAGGGTGAGAACCCATCTCCAAGTGAAAAATCCCAATACAGGATTGTCTTCAGGGTACTTTTGAAAATAGAAGTCTGGAGCTTCACCTTGATCAATGAAAGTACCTGTAGAAGCATCACATAAATACAAGACCAATTTCTAATTATAACACATCAGGGCAAAATTACAGACAATACTTTATGAAGCTAAAGCAGTTTGACAACATGGCTATCCCTTTATGTCGTAAAATCTCATCTCCTAGGTCCTTTTGTTGGAAATTAGAATTCACTGTCCAATTATTGAAGACCAAATCAAGTTATTAATTGCCAGAGAATATAATGGGATTGGTtaataaatgaagaaattgTTTGCTATAGAATATCATGAGATTTATGCAATCAATACGCAATTCAAGTTTAAATTGACATTGTCATTTGTGTATACTCTTCATTATAAATAAGGATTCCATGGTAATGtattatcaagaaaaatttatgagaaaatgTAGCGTTTTGGACTCTTGTCCCGTGGATGTAGGCCACAAGGCCAAACCACGTAAACTATCATGTTTTCTcccttctcttttcttcctcAAATCACAAATTTCTACACTTTTAAGACCTAGTGTCATAAACTTTGAACTCTATCAGTGGCAATTTTGTGTACAAGTAAAGAGTATGAAAGTTAATTTTTTGGAGTACTAAACCATGCCACTAACATTACACAATTATCAATCtatgtatttaaaaaacaaagaaaatcgaAACAATTTCTCAGCTTCTAACTAACACACACCCCAACTGTACCCAATtcccaaaaagagaaaagaacaaACACTAACACAACATACCAAGGGCCATTAGAGCAGCAACAGCGAACATTTCTCCAATAGCCAAAGGCAGATTAGACAAAACCCCCAGAACCTTTCTGGGGAACCTCTTCACCAACCTCATCAAATTACCTCCTGACTTTGCTTTAACCTCCCCATTTCCATTGccttcaccaccaccaccaccatcaccaccttTCTCCGCCAGGGACGGTGCTGCCTCTGACAACACAATCTTCTTGGATATGTCCTTGTCCTTGTTCTTGATATCTTGAGGTGACTTCAGCTTGCAAGTAACTAAGTTGAATGAGAGAAACCTCGAACTGTGGAGACTGTGAGTTTTGGTACTGTATGGATTAATGAAATGGGGTTTGAAAGTGGAGTGAAGAAGATGGGAATTGAGGAAAAGGGTTTTTGTGGGACTCAGAGTTAGAGCCACCATTGTTAGAAATTATGGAACTTGTGGTCTCTCAGTTTCGGAACTGAGGTTTGAAGTGAAGTGTAACAACCATAGCTGTCTGTTACTTTATCCAAAACCAGATATTTTGTATATCTCGTGCAAAGGGCGGCGCTACGCTTCGTTTTATCAGTTGAGGTGGCTTTAGATATGAGATAATCTAATTACACAATTACTGTGACACAACTTTAATTTCTCactgagacttttttttttattttgagtttaatatattttttaatttaaatttatttatttaaaactaaattttgtaaggatgtggtgtaaaactcatattttaccCTTTCAATCTTAACACaccacatcatcttatcacatatttaagaataagcaCAATCATACCCAATTAATTCTAATactcatatataaatccaaccaaattggaaatttattaagatattatttggtgtggtaggatgaattgaattttaagtaaaaaatgcCGATGTAGCAATTACTTATTGGATgatgtaaaacatgagttttacaccacatccttaCTAAATTCAAACtctattttttaaggaaaaaaaaattaggaaaaaagtttctctagtagttttttttttttaattttgttaaattacaattttaacccaattttttattttttaagaataaaaattatctaattagattagaggtgtttttgactttttttaagtcataactaattttctgaatcctcttaatatatacaaatGACTCTAATGTAACAAATTGGAAGTagtgacaaaaaaattattgattcaTGTGAAAATAACAGACAACTAGTTACAATATGATATAtaaatagttgtgaaaaatggAATGATAAATTTTATAGTCTTACAATAAGTCTTTAGATATAGGTACTAGTTCGTGTCTTTGGGAGATGCATTTTAAAATACAAGAAACCTAAAGCAATGGGCCTAAgttaattagatttatattCTAACAACCTCTCTCAAATTTATGTTGGGTGAACGGAGTGCGACTTAAGTTTGGAAACCAATACATGAAAGCATTTCGGTGAAAGAGGTGTGAGGAATGGTTCCACAATGAGAGCTCAAATGTAAAAAtgactacaaaaatgaaattagaatgCAAAAATTACAACGCAATTTTACATTATACAAACCAAACAACCCAATGGAGAAtcaaattcaattatattacatGTCACCGGCAAAAACCTAGTAACTAACACTTCTTAATGTTTCTAATGtctatagaatttaaattatccTTCTTTGAAATATGAGAGAATTACTAGTTGGTCTAATTTCCTTTGGGTCAAGTTGTTCAGGTCaaacatcaataaaaaaaataaaaaaaaaattttaaaaaaaaaaagaagagagagaaatcaccactgtaaaaaacaaaatcccacTTTTTATttcacgaaaaaaaaaaatcaaatgattatTAAAAGTCTTGTTAACGAATGCAAAATATATCTGAAATAGTATCTAGACCAATAAATGCAAGCTAACTAATACAATAATTAACTTGTTCAAATTAAACCATTTAATCTTGGAGGTCGAATCAAGTAATATTGATCAGGATAACCAGCAAAAGTTGTGACATAATATGCTTTTTCACTACTATAAGATTTATCGCTCACAAAGCTACAAATATATGTACCTGAGATTATCAAGAAAATGCAAATTAGAGTAATCAATGTCATATAGCCAAGATTATTAGGAGGTGTGGCAGTTGGGGGTCTTGGGCCAATTGGGCGATTGGGAATGGACTTTTCAGAATTTGGGTACGTAGTCCaaatcttttgcttcttttcccCGTGATTCAATTCCATATAGAGGAACCAATCTGTATTCCTTGATGACTGCACGACAAACTGGGCATTCCCTGTATTTAGAGTAATATCGTAGCCAACTGTATAGACAAGACCAGCAATAGAGGTGTCCACACTCAACACTGAGTGACAATAGGTTCTTCAGCTAATTGCCAACAAATTTTGCAATAAAACAAACTGCTAGCAACTTCAGTGCAATCTTTTGAACAAGAGCAGGATTCAGCGGACCCAATATCCATATCCATTTTGGAATATCAAGTTCCTAGTTCCTACACGTATGTAAAATTAAGTGCAAATATGATTTATCAAGCGTAATAATACAGCTCTGGTTAAACGAGTACATTAAACAtcaattttagaaaacttttttatgagaaattgaaaaaattgtgaaaaaagttggtctccttttcattttctcattaaaaaaaaaattttaatgatttataaATGGATACTCTAAAGACATGCGTTGGTAAAACCATGacaatatatatcaattttggcttttaaaattatatatatcaaGGCTAGCTACACCCTCAACAGTCAACACTTTAAAgttcaaacaaaacaaaataaatatactaCTTGATGAATAGGAGACCAATTTTCCAAAAGaaatcctttctttttctttttttaatgaatattgGCACCAGAAATCTTAGCATGGATGGATTCAATATTCTATTCAAATTCTATAGTTTGCAACAAAACACAAtaaatatcatcatcatcatcattattattattataattattattattattcaaaacatggaaccgaaaaaacaaatattaaacaTTAAAGAAACGTTATTTATGTTCCTCAACTATCtctaaaagaaggaaaaattttatgaatttaaaaaatatacatatttaacaaaaagaactcaaaatgaagaaagaaatttgATTCATAAAAAGACATACAAACGTATATTCATGTGTGCATAATATATTCGTAAGGTTGAGAGACCCAACGAGTATGATAATACCataataatgccagaaagttaCTATGCTCACCCCCCTTTTACCCTATTTTATTATCGAAGAATTACATCATGAGTGTGTTTTACTAGAAATTAAACATTAGGGTCttgtccaaaaaaagaaagaaattaaaccGTAGAGACCgactaagaaaaaagaaacacactAGGGAGCAACTAAGGCCATAATCTCATAAGACTAGGGCTTTTGAAATCGATtacaaaacacataaatagagagaaagaattgacaAACCTTGATAATCGCTTGGTGAGTTGGATGCACGAGTCTCTTTTGCTCTTTTTacaaatgaataaagaaatttGGGAATTTCATTGTAATTGACTAAATCAGTATTATAATGAAATTAGTATTCTAGTAAATTAATGTTGATGACTCCCACTCTAAATCAATCTTTTATCCAAATGGGTGTTCTAGAAGATTTTAACAAGCCTACATAGCCAGTTAATTAAGTTATAACATGTCCGAGACTTCTACGTGACATTGATACAATTACGTGATTGCATCTAAAAATTGGTAAATGTTCTTTCACATACCcttttttacccaatatttaTAATGGATGCCCTTAATTATGTAcgcatttttaaaaaagaaaattgatgtaaaaagtttataaattgtGTGAGAGTATGATTATTATTTTCGGATTTAGATTTCAAGCAATTATTATACGGTGAAATTATACCTTGTGTTTGTGAGATATAAAGTTTAAAAAGAAGCATACAAAGATGGCAAATAAGAGCTCAAGGATCACACTAAAGAATTTAATCCACAAAAATAGTGCACCATACTATAATACCAATTGTGAGATAAGCTTAATCCAATCTAGGTATTGATTTAGACCCCAAGTTTTAAATTACGACTTATACAATTTTAGATTAATCTAATAATTAGCACAAATTATAAGTGATTGACAACATAAGAATGCATAGCCAaattaaagcaaataaaatGGACTACCCCAACAAAAGAATACATTTTTTATTCTAGTAGTTTGACTTGGAAACCGGTTGGGTTGGGTGATGGGACAGATTGGgtttaggtaaaaaaaaaaaaaaaaaaaggtaattttaAATGGGTTGCAGGTAGGTCAAGTCAATTAAGTTATAtgttttttgagaatgaattaAGTTATATGTTGACTCGTATTTTGTCACATGCAcggaaaaaatattaataataatatgaccATATTATCTTTGTCTTCATTTTAATACCAATGGAAGAACGAACAACAAATATTCAAACATGaaatttagataatatataaattcttaaGTTTATGTACCCTATAATTCACTAATGATAATATCAATTTATCATtataaacaaaagaataaaagaaaaatactaaatgtCATGGACCATAAATAGATATCATCACCATAAATAGTAAATGTCATGGACCAATactaaaaggtttttttttttttttttaggagaagGAGACCAACACTAAAAGCTAATTCATAAATAACTACGACTATAGGAATACTTAATAGATATCATGCTATTAAAGAGAGTTCAAAAGGCCAATTGTAATTCTCTTTCTACTAAGAGAACAtccaattttacatttttttttttttttgagagagagtttcaacttatggcatccattcctgataataactctttattatcagaccaagataccaatcagttttgGTATTGACGGAGATTGAACGCCAGATCTCCTATATAACCATCAAAAATTtgaccagttgagttaactggaacccacctAATTTTACATAttactttcaaataaaaatatatataagcatGTTTTTATAAAATCCTTTCTTTAAAAATGGGCCGTGtatggattgatttttttttctatgaatcGAATACCGGTTAACAAGTTTGAGTCCAATTTTGCTAGGTCTAATTCTAAGAGAATAGTCAGCCACAATTCCAACTAAGCACTACTAGCAAACTCACACACTATTCGGTAAATTagaaaaattgattgaaatgaATGAGATTGAGAATTAGTCCAGACAaatgaaaattagaaaaattgaatGATGAAATAGAAATATGAAATTGAGAATTAGCATAGgcaaatgatatatatatatatatatatatatattggcaagtcaatcaataaaactgtgacACATAACCTGAGAAGTAAAAAGTGAGCCTGAATAAACTTTATTCACCTATAATTCTATTTAATATCAAACATCAACGACAAcgacgacaacaacaacaaagagaaTCAAtgctccccaaaaaaaaaaaaagcaatttccCACTCCTTAtatcatgaaaaaataaaatcaaaaaaatattaaagactCATCTATTAATGCCTCCATCACCTGAGTAAGCAGACTTCCATTTAATGATACCAACCCCGTTGTACCATTACTGATCCCTAGGATATTGAAGTACCTTTCCTTTATACGTTGCCTATCTTCACAAAAACGTTGCCCCAAAATCCTTACTTCTGGCACCTTAGCAGGATcccaaaaacctttttttttccttaaaccTTGTACCACCATAGCACCAAGTGGGAGGAAAGGTGTTTCTATCCATCTTGGAGGTCGAATTTGGTAATAAAGAGGAGGATTACAAGAAGTACTTATGGCGGGGTACACTACTGTATTAGCATAAGACTTGTTCTTCACAAAGCCAATTATGAAAAAACCAATTAGAGTAGCCAATATTATATGGCCTAgcaattctataaaaaaatatattatatagcCTAGACTATTAAGAAGTTCTGACATAAAACTCGTACTGTTAAGGTCCTCTTCATCCTCAGAAaaatcatcctcatcctcaggaAAATAGTCTTCATTATTAGGAAGTGTGGCAGTTTGGGGTCTTGGGGCCATTGGGCGATTGGGAATGGACTTTTCAGAATTTGGGTCCAAATCTTTTGCATCTTCTCTCTCTGATTCAGTTCCATATAGAGGAACCAATTTGTCTTCCTCAATGATTGCTCGACAAACTGGGCATTCCTTGCATTTACTGAAAGATTTTAGCCAACTGCATAGACAAAACCAGCAAAAAAGGTGCCCACACTGAGTGACAACAGGGTCTTCAGCTAATTGCCAACAAATTTTGCAATTAAACAAACTGCTAGCATCTTCAGTGCAATTTTTTGAACAAGAACTGGATTCAGTGGCCTCAGTATCCATTTTTAATTAGGAATACCAAGTTCCTGCATATCATCATCATGTAATTAAGTGCAAATATTGTCAATTATCagccataacaaaatatatatatatatatatatatatatatatatatatatcaattctggcttgtgaaaaattatatatatcaGGGCTAGCTACACCCTAAACAGTCAACACtttaaacataacaaaataaatatactcCTAGATGAATAGGAGAACCAATTTGCCAAAaagtcctttctttttcttttttagttaatATTGCCAACGGAAATCATAGCATGGGTGGATGCAATATTCTGTTCAAATTCTATAGTTTGTAACAAAGCACAATAAataacatcatcatcattattattattactattattcaAAACATTGAACCGAAAAAACAaatcagaaaaaataaagatttttgtatttaaatattatttatgttcCTCAACTATCTCAAAAAGTAGGAaaataattatgaatttaaaaaagtatatatttaacaaacaaacaaaaaactaaaagaaattcAATTC
This genomic window contains:
- the LOC115968535 gene encoding cytochrome c biogenesis protein CCS1, chloroplastic-like isoform X2, whose translation is MVALTLSPTKTLFLNSHLLHSTFKPHFINPYSTKTHSLHSSRFLSFNLVTCKLKSPQDIKNKDKDISKKIVLSEAAPSLAEKGGDGGGGGEGNGNGEVKAKSGGNLMRLVKRFPRKVLGVLSNLPLAIGEMFAVAALMALGTFIDQGEAPDFYFQKYPEDNPVLGFFTWRWVLTLGFDHMYSSPVFLGTLVLLGASLVACTYTTQIPLVKVARRWNFLDSSEAIRKQEYSDTLPRASVQDLGVLLMGAGYEVSQFYTDLSLFDLDGKEIMRKTISVNDPLRYGGITIYQTDWSFSALQILKDDEGPFNLAMAPIKINGDKKLFGTFLPVGDAESPNVKGISMLARDLQSIVIYDLEGKFSGVRRPGSKLPIDIDGSRIVIVDAIGSSGLDLKTDPGVPIVYAGFGALMLTTCISFLSHSRIWALQDGTMVVVGGKTNRAKAEFPEEMDRLLDRVPEIVESSRSKEPDNVSG
- the LOC115966918 gene encoding uncharacterized protein LOC115966918 — translated: MDTEATESSSCSKNCTEDASSLFNCKICWQLAEDPVVTQCGHLFCWFCLCSWLKSFSKCKECPVCRAIIEEDKLVPLYGTESEREDAKDLDPNSEKSIPNRPMAPRPQTATLPNNEDYFPEDEDDFSEDEEDLNMLSVDTSIAGLVYTVGYDITLNTGNAQFVVQSSRNTDWFLYMELNHGEKKQKIWTTYPNSEKSIPNRPIGPRPPTATPPNNLGYMTLITLICIFLIISGTYICSFVSDKSYSSEKAYYVTTFAGYPDQYYLIRPPRLNGLI